One Acidobacteriota bacterium genomic window, AAGATCGCACGCCGACTAGGCCGCACCAATGAAGACTTCGTCTTCCGCCAGCTTGCCTATGACACACTTCGGCAGGCGCCCGGACAGCAACTCACAACCCGCCCACTTGTGGAGAAAATCATTGACAAGTTGCGCGACGATATCGGCCTTGCAGCGTTATTCTGTGATGAACGTGCGGAGTTTGCCCGCGATACTGACCTGCTTCGTAGACGAGTGTCTACGCTGCTCTTCAGGGAATTCTGCACAGAGTTCCAGACGCTGGAGCGCCTGGGTATGGTGCGAGTTCGCTATCCCATAGAACTCGTTGCCAGTGGGGCGCAAGCGGTGTCGCAGCATTGGGTGGGACAAAAGCTGATGGCGTCTGAGCACGAGGCACTGTTTGCAGCATTTCTCGACTGGCATTTCCGGCTGAACCGCTGGGCGGTTACGGCCGCCACCCTCCAGACCCAAATCGAACACAAGGATTTGGGCGACCGGTATGGTTACCGAGAAAAAACTGTGGCCCTTTGGAGCGCAGGCTTAGGCGGGCCACTCGGCTTCTGCATGGGGAAGCGCGACTCGCGCAGCCGAAGGTTCAACTTCTATATACGTGTCTGCCGGAAATTCCCAGTCCTGCAAGGTATCGCCGACCTGGAAGGCTTCAATAAGCTCGCGGAAATAATATGGAAGCAAACAATCGCCAAGCCTGCTTTCCTGACGCGACAGAGTGAGCGCGGCGGCCCCGATCCAGACAAGCCCTTTGTCATCATCCGCGGCAGTGAACCCGAGAAGTTCGAGCTGAAGCTCAACTTTGAGTCTTTTATGTGGGAACTCGCCGGCTCCGAAAATCAGCTCTATCGTTGCAACTACTGTGGCTACGTTGCGGCCTTCAATGTCCATAGCGTCTGCCCGATGAGGGACTGCGGCGGTGAGTTGCGGTCGGTGACCCTCAACCAGATTACACGAGACCTCTTCTCCCCATCCGGCCACTATATCCATCTGATCACTGAACGCGAACCGAAACCCATCTGGGTTGAGGAACACACGGCCCAGTTGTCGCCGACGCGGCGCTCGGAAATCGAACGCGAGTTCCGCAGGGACGAGGTTGGCAGCCTCGATGTAATCTCAGGATCGACAACTTTTGAGTTGGGCGTGGACCTCGGCGAAATAAATAGCATCATGCTCGCTAATCTCCCTCCGGAAATTTCCAACTATCGCCAGCGGGCAGGCCGTGCAGGCCGGAGGCCGGGCATGCTCCCTTTTATCCTTGGATACGTACGCGAGCGGCCTCACGACAAGTATTTCTGGTCCGACCTTGAGAAATTCATCGCTGGACCACTTCGGGTTCCGCGGCTGGCGAATCCGAGCCGCGAGATCGTTCTTCGCCATGCGAATGCGATACTGTATGCATACCTTTTGGATATGTACCCTGCCAAGTGTCCTCTACAAGGGCCGCCGTGCCTGGAATTTACCAACTTCTGCCTAAACCCGATTCAAAAAGCGAAAGCTAAAGCTGCGGCCCACGGTGGCCCTCTTAGCGACTCCCTTAGGGCGCTCCTAAGAATTAATCCAGGTCTTAGACTCACGACCGAGGAATGCGCCGACCAGTTTTTCAAGACATTGGAGTTCCATGCGTCGCGAAATTTCACAGAACGCGCTGACGACCACTCGATAGATGTTTTAAGCGATTTCGGGATTCTCCCCAGTTATAGCTTTCCGATCTACGTCGATGAGCTCGTACTGTATCAGAAGCCGCCCTCGGAACCGCCGCGATGCAACTTGAAACTCCAGCGTGACAGGCGAATCGGTCTTCGAGAGTACTTTCCAGGAAGGTTGATCGAAGCCGACAAGTGGGTGCTGCAATCTGTAGGCGTAAGAGCAGGCTTTGAGAGGCGAACAATTTTGGTCTGCGGTAAGTGCGGTCGCGTTCACTCCGACTTGCACCACGGGCCGTGCTCCAACGTGGATTGCGCGGGCCAATGCGACGAGCTGCGGGCCATTGTCCCGAAGGGAGGCTTCCTCGGACAGGTTCCCCTTAAGCCGCCGCCGCCCGACTCGGAGCTGTTTGAGCAGCAGGTAAGCGAGGTAATCTTTGACCCTGCGTCAGACCCCGAGCCAATTCCAGAGAGGAGAGGACGTTTCCTTTTAGCAGCTCGCCAATCTGCTTCTGACATGGCGAACGCAAGAATGCGAATCTTCAGCCCGCGGCCTTCCAATCCCAAAGGCCTCCAGCTCGTTGAGTCGGACGAAACAGACATCGCAGATAACGCCAGGATGCCCCTGCGCTGCTTGATGCTGCCAGGCAGAAGTGCAAGCTCAGCGCAGGCATCCCCAAAAGATTTCTATCTTATGCACGAGTTCACGACGGACATTCTCAGGATGCGCTTTGCAGGGGAATCGGCACCCTACTTGCTATCGTCGCCGCTTTACTGTCGCCTTGCCGAGTCTGGCGACGGCGACGATCGGGTGAAAGCTCAAGCGATTTTCCGCTACACCTTGGGTCAAGCTCTGGCTACCGCCGCCAGCCGGCGACTCCAGATTGACCCCGCAGAGATGGACTTCACGCTCCGGTCTATTCCTGGCGAAGTCGCGCTGAATACGGAATTCATCCTTTTTGACACAGCTCCGGGAGGCGCAGGCTATGCCAGCCGCTGCGGAGACGACGGCGAACTTCAGGCCATATTTTACGAAGCGGTCCAACTTCTGCAAAAGTGTAAGTGTGCTGATAGTTGCTATAGCTGTTTACGCAGTTACAGCAATCAATGGATGCACGCCCGACTCAACCGCACGTTCGTTCTTGACGGTTTGCAAGAATTCCTCGGCCAAAACTGGGCGAAGACGCCCGGACCGTCGATGCGATGATGCCACGGCGAAGAACACTCGCGGGACGGGGCCGGAGTTGAACAAGCGTAGGCATCGCGGCTGGGGCAGACATTGATGTTTAACATCTGCGGTCAGCGAAGCTGAGGGGGAGAATGGAGTGCCGTCAGAATCTCCCCGCGCGAAATTGCATCGACGATGGCAATGGAACGGCTGGTAGCGATGAACGTCAAGGCTCTCTTGCTTCGCGAGGTAGCAGCACTACAAGGCGAGGATCCACCATCCGCCTGAAAGGGCGCGCGATTCGTATTGGCAATAGCCCGTGCGTTATTCCAGTACTTCATCCTTCGGGTTGGGTACTGTCCTTCTTTCGAATTGTAGAGGCGAGTTTACCTCGCCATTTGGCGGCGTAAAGCCGCCTCTACGCTCAAATCAGGACACCACCCGGGATTGAGCGGACTTAGCGCCGACCGCCGGCCGCGCGGGTGCTGGAGTTCAACAAACACAAGCATCGTGGAACGCGGGCGCCACGCCCGTGAGCGCCGATGGGCAGGCCCGTCCTGAGCGGACCGAACGGGATGCTCAATGCCACAGGTGGAGGGAAACGCCCTGATAGTTGTCCGGAGGCTATTTTTCTCCCCACGGCCGAGGGCCGAAAGAGGGGAAGGGCAGTCATCTTTCTTCTGAGTAGGCCTTATAACATAGGCTACATACAGGTCGCAATAAGCCCCAAATGGGACGTTTGGGATTTTTGTCCCACAAAAAATGTGATTTCGTAAGTCACAGATAATAAATAACTTGTCGAATTTATACAACGCGAAAATTGATTCAGATCAAGAAATCTGTTTATTTCTGGAACAGTGGGTAAAAATTACAAAAAGGCGGTTTGTTGGTTCCGGCGTGCGGGCGGTTGGCGCTCGGAGCACTATTCGTCTTCGCCGCTGAAGATATAAATCCCGCCCATGTGGACTTTGAGTGAGATGTCCTGCGTCCCCGTAGCGTTCCAGAAGAGAACCTTCTTGCTGAACCCTGCGTCGTTCTCTCCGTGCAGGTCGCTCTGGACGTTGCCCAGCCAGGTTTTGGCGCGCACCGACCTCAGCCGACCGACCGAGGGGACGTCGATTTCCACCTGTCCGTAATTCACCGTAATTGTTTCCTGTCCCGCAACTCCGCGGACGGTAACATCTCCATCCACGCACTTGATGACCAGGTTGCAGTCGTAGGGCATATGAATATGGAAATCTACGGAAAGGTTGGATTCGCCGTGAAAGGGACGCCACGGCCTGCGGGGTGGATATAAGGTGTAGAGGTGGAGCATCTCATCCTGGCCATCCAGCAGAACCTGGATCCGCTGGTATTGTTGCTCGGCCGCCTCCCTGGAACTGGCGTGCACAACTTTCTCCGCCTCGATCTCCACGTGCGGGTCATCCCAGCCGGTGATGTAAATGTCGCCAGTGCGCACCTCCATGGTGAAAGTCGCGGATGAAAACAGACGGCGGTTGTAATGTGAGGTCTGCCGGAATTCGTCGGCGCGGGCGGGCAGCGCAAAAAAAACCAGGCTGCAAAAGGCCACGAGCAAAACGTGCTGAAATGTTTTCGCGTGAAATTTCCGCATGGGTTCTTCTGCTGCACTGGCCTTCGCGTCACACTGCTTCAATGTGGCAGCGCCGGAGATTCCTCCGGCTGGCTCGTCTGGCTCTTGAGCGTCTCCACGACCAGTTCTTCCCTTTTGGCTTCCAGCGTTTTTCCCAGCTGGTTATAGACACTGGCAAGCGTGGCGTGGGCGTCAATGTCACCAGGCGCGAGAGCGACGACCGTCTTGAGCTCGGCCTCGGCACTGGACCATTGCTTCCGGGCCAGATAAACCCTGGCCAGTCCGTTATAGGCCTGGTAAGCAAGCGGCTTGATTTCGGTTCCGCGACGGTAAAGCACCTCAGCCGAATCAAGTTTTCCTTCTGCAAGCTCCGCGTCGCCCGCGCTCCAGTAAACGTCGTAGAACTCCGGATTGACGCCCAGCTCTTCCCGGTACTCACTGAGCGCTGACTTATTGTCACCCTGGCTGGCGTCAATTTTCCCCAGGTTGTAGTGCACCAGGGGCAAGCCGGGTGAAATCGTCAGCGCCTGCCTCAACTGCGCGATGGCCTGCGCGTCATCTCCTTGCTCCCGGTAGGCGATCCCGAGCATCAGGCGCGCCTTGGCGTTCCGTGGGCTCACGCCGAGGAAGTTTTCAAGCATTCTTGCCGCTTCGGTGTAGTCGTCTCTCTGCATGTCGAGCAGGGCAAGGTCGTAGTAGTTCTGAGGGATCGTAGGGTCCAGCCGGATTGATTTCTGAAAGCTCTCGCGGGCTTCATCCTCCAGCCCGTTCTTTGACTGGGCCACTGCCAGCAAGTGCATGAGGACGGCGGATTCCGGGAACTCCTGGACCGCCCGGCGGGCATCTGCCAATGCAGATCCAATGTTGCCGGTTGAGATCTCCCAGCCGATCTCCTGGACTATGTCGGTTTGCTTATCCTGCGCGCGGAGAAGCGGCGCCTGACTGAGAACCAGAAAAGCAAAAATTATTGCGCGAAATGGCGCAAGGCGCTCCCAACAGTTCACCATTTTGCTCCCTTCTGGGCATGTTAGGCAGGGTCGGCCAGCGAAGTCAAATGCCTCAGAGCAGGCGCGAAGTGCGGGCTGCAAGTGTTCGATTGGGCTGCGCGCCCAGAACTGTTACAGCAGGGAACGGGGTTGCAAGACGCGGGCCTGCGATCGCCGCGCGCGCGAATAGAGCCCGGCGCGGCGTACGAAATCGCGTGTGGGAAAATCCGTGCGGTGATAGGATGGACGCTTCTCGAAGCCGTTGTCGGCGTGGTTTTTTCGGCGGCTTCGGAAAGAATTCACACAGCTTGTTTCCATTCGGTATAATCTATCGCTCTGGCGAGATGGACCGTTACGCTCTCAGCGGGCTTGCCAGTCTGTAACTGGCGTGCCGGCTCGAATAATCTGAGGCAGGGATATGGCATAGCCGGTTCGCGCTTACGGGGAAGACATCCAGGGCAAACCCTTTGCGCGGCCAGACATAAATGCAGAAGAGGCTCACATGACAACACTCAAATTCAAGCCCGCAACGTACAACCGGTTCCTGAAGTTCGTGGCAGGTCTTGGCGGGCTTCTGTACGGCATTGACGTGGGCATCATCGCTGCGGCCTTGCCTTATCTGGAAGCCACGTCGGGGCTAACGGCGGGGCAGATTTCATTTGTCGTTGCCGCCGTGCTGCTGGGCACTGTGATCTCCACCTTGTTCGCCGGCGTACTGGCGGACGGAATGGGCCGCAAGCGCCTGATGATCCTGAGCGGAGCGTTGTTTGCCGCCAGTATTCCTATTATTGCGCTTTCGCAAAGCTACGAGTTGTTGATTATTGGCCGACTGTGCCAGGGCATCAGCGCCGGCTTGATCGGCGTTGTCGTTCCGCTCTACCTGGCCGAGTGCCTGTCGCCGGAGGACCGCGGGCAGGGTACCGCTATGTTCCAGTGGCTGCTCACCATCGGCATCGTGGCGGCGGCCAGCATTGGCATGTACTTCAGTTTCCGGGTTGATGAAGTTGCCAAGCTGGGTAATCCGCAGATGCTTTTTACTTATAAAGATTACGCCTGGCGCAGCATTTTCTGGGTTTCGCTGCCGCCGGGGCTGATCTTCGTCCTGGGCGGCTTCCTGGTAGCGGAATCGCCGCGTTGGCTCTTTCGACGCGGGCAAAAGCAGCATGCTCTCGACGCGCTTTTGCGCTCGCGTACGCCGGACCAGGCCAGGATGGAACTGGAAGAGATGGAAAACAATCAGGCCGTGGAGGCCGCGAAGGCCGAGGGCAGGCGCGTTGGCGAGAACCTGTTGCAGCGCAAATACGTGCTTCCTTTTATTCTGGCCTGCGTAATTCTGGCTCTGAACCAGACGACCGGCATTAATTCAATCATCGGGTACAATACAGCCATCCTCATCCAGAGCGGTTTGTCGGACGTGGCGGCGCACTGGGGTTACATCCTGTTCACTATAGTCCAGGCGCTGGCCACTGTGATCGGCATGGTGCTGGTGGATCGCAAAGGGCGTACGTTTCTGCTTTCGCTCGGTACAGCCGGCATCGTCGTGGCCTTATGCGCCACGGCGTTCCTGTTTCATCGCGGCGAACGGAACCGCGTGGACGTGAGCCAGGCCGTTCAGTCTATGGTCGGCGGCAATTCGAGCTTGAGCGTGCACTATACGCCGGAGCTTCAGCAGGAATGGCTGAAGGCGGTTGGTGACACCCGCCTGGCCGGACTGCCGACCACACTCACCATCATTTACTCATTCGGGGATTTCAGCGCTGTAACGCCCGCAATGGCCTCGAATCAACCGCTCTCAACCCCTGTGCAGTTGAGCCGGGCAGACTGCGTTCCCGGCAACAAGGTAGTCGCCTTTTTCTCTGACCCCTTTGGCAATCTCAGCCAGGCCAAAATAGCTCCCCTCCGCATAGAACATGCACTGATTACGCCATTGCCTGGCCGGGGACATGGCTGGCTCGTCGCCCTGACGCTATTTATTTTTGCCACTTTTTACGCTCTGGGACCCGGCATCTGCGTCTGGCTGGCCTTGTCGGAACTGATGCCGACCCGCATCCGGTCAAACGGTATGAGCATCGCGCTGGTCATCAACGAAGCAGTTGCCACATTCCTGGCGGCCATCTTCCTGCCCGCTGTGGGCCGTTATGGCTATACGACAATGTTTCTGCTTTTCGCTGGCTTCACGGTCTTCTACTTCATCACGGTAACTTTCTTCCTCCCAGAAACGAAGGGCAAGACGCTGGAGGAAATCGAGACCTTCTTTTCCAAGGCTGAAGCTAAAGCCTGAAAACGGAAACGGCCTGGGATTTAAACCCCAGGCCATTTCCCTTCATCCTCACGGAATTACTTGTTGATCTAGCGCCGATGGTTCCCACCGCCGCCACCGCCACCATTACTGTGCCCCCCACCGCCGCCATTACCGTAGCTGCCGCCTGAGCTGTGCGAAGGCGCCGAGTACGACTCATGAGAACCTCCCCCGGAATTTCCATGAAAGCTCGGAGAAGATCCTCCTCGAGGGCCCTGACTATAGCTTGGAGCCGAACGTTCCTGATAGCTCGGCCTGGAGCCGCCGTATCCTCCATACGACGGTGAACGTGGCCCGCTGACGATCGGTTGGTTCAACTGTAACGGCGGGCGCGAATAATTGCCCGGGTTGTTGGAACCCGGCCGGCTCTCATAGCGGGGCTGGGAATAACCCTGGGTCCTTGATCCACCGTTATAAAACCCACCCCCGCCCCGCTCCGGTGGGGCTTCTCTTTGCGGCTGAAAGCGGTTCCAGTCGGCAGAGTTCCTATTGCTGCCCTGGGGCACTGCCCGGGAATTGTTGTTGAAGCGCTCCTGGTTCTGTGGAGCAGGTTGCGGGGCGGATTGAGGAGTAAAGCGGCGGAATCCGTTGTTGTTCTGCTGGATGGGCGCCGCCGAATTACCTCCTCGGTTGAATCTCTGTGAGTTCTGATTTTGAACCGTACCTGGTCCCTGCGGCGCCGTGCCCGAGAAGCGC contains:
- a CDS encoding tetratricopeptide repeat protein; translation: MVNCWERLAPFRAIIFAFLVLSQAPLLRAQDKQTDIVQEIGWEISTGNIGSALADARRAVQEFPESAVLMHLLAVAQSKNGLEDEARESFQKSIRLDPTIPQNYYDLALLDMQRDDYTEAARMLENFLGVSPRNAKARLMLGIAYREQGDDAQAIAQLRQALTISPGLPLVHYNLGKIDASQGDNKSALSEYREELGVNPEFYDVYWSAGDAELAEGKLDSAEVLYRRGTEIKPLAYQAYNGLARVYLARKQWSSAEAELKTVVALAPGDIDAHATLASVYNQLGKTLEAKREELVVETLKSQTSQPEESPALPH
- a CDS encoding MFS transporter codes for the protein MTTLKFKPATYNRFLKFVAGLGGLLYGIDVGIIAAALPYLEATSGLTAGQISFVVAAVLLGTVISTLFAGVLADGMGRKRLMILSGALFAASIPIIALSQSYELLIIGRLCQGISAGLIGVVVPLYLAECLSPEDRGQGTAMFQWLLTIGIVAAASIGMYFSFRVDEVAKLGNPQMLFTYKDYAWRSIFWVSLPPGLIFVLGGFLVAESPRWLFRRGQKQHALDALLRSRTPDQARMELEEMENNQAVEAAKAEGRRVGENLLQRKYVLPFILACVILALNQTTGINSIIGYNTAILIQSGLSDVAAHWGYILFTIVQALATVIGMVLVDRKGRTFLLSLGTAGIVVALCATAFLFHRGERNRVDVSQAVQSMVGGNSSLSVHYTPELQQEWLKAVGDTRLAGLPTTLTIIYSFGDFSAVTPAMASNQPLSTPVQLSRADCVPGNKVVAFFSDPFGNLSQAKIAPLRIEHALITPLPGRGHGWLVALTLFIFATFYALGPGICVWLALSELMPTRIRSNGMSIALVINEAVATFLAAIFLPAVGRYGYTTMFLLFAGFTVFYFITVTFFLPETKGKTLEEIETFFSKAEAKA
- a CDS encoding DUF2619 domain-containing protein, with product MEDTAAPGRAIRNVRLQAIVRALEEDLLRAFMEIPGEVLMSRTRRLRTAQAAATVMAAVGGTVMVAVAAVGTIGARSTSNSVRMKGNGLGFKSQAVSVFRL
- a CDS encoding DEAD/DEAH box helicase — protein: MKQYNLNNLVGSLRNSLLSYMCSSLPVGNHSTQEKLGEEFYKRWEATTFKGPFLEGIPIYPKTVPPKQMFSGDPGSPERAERFASLITPRFNADDFADRLLRNGKPERVVENCRADELRQLWERQLYEHQYRAFKVATEGRNLAVATGTGSGKTECFMLPLLYSLLTEPEEVRRQPAVRALLLYPMNALVEDQMRRLRTLLCWINGQSELAGGGDARLTRRVTFGRYVGTTRLSPKDPSRDRSDPAGHIAELGEMLYREDMQQTPPDILITNFSMLEYMLLRNDDKRLFSKPELFRFLVLDEVHSYRGTQGMEVACLLRRLDDLLHRKANGHEVHYQRIGLSATLPSDASSRKQLAKFVSDLFGTEFREDSLIAEPEIQPGRQILAGHWPGLGQDLIELSQTAPTLWAEFGLEGAKERREDIPEGEWETLAVTLESAETAPGEDFERNERLGRILKTSPIYATLGSMIHQRKVNDFGEVAMNLFGGKLDAHQTERALGILLQLICAGAIDGSGLLPLRAHFFVKEQREAQLCISPAHTPAAERETDGWWKRAYMVHHTRCDDCDSLVFPVMLCRRCGFVLLEAWLRNGNYFPEPDGLMPEGSFNRVLFRPSRSVPGYLLNKFTGDPPEDTQICEFEICLRCGQQTVLGPNGEAVTTSHACGKAKFVRVVQWSAPASNVRITRCPHCDQQYYKGQEVVTAPMLSPYGAATVMLEEVKRFLDAPLEHSINKVLCFSDSRQQAAKIARRLGRTNEDFVFRQLAYDTLRQAPGQQLTTRPLVEKIIDKLRDDIGLAALFCDERAEFARDTDLLRRRVSTLLFREFCTEFQTLERLGMVRVRYPIELVASGAQAVSQHWVGQKLMASEHEALFAAFLDWHFRLNRWAVTAATLQTQIEHKDLGDRYGYREKTVALWSAGLGGPLGFCMGKRDSRSRRFNFYIRVCRKFPVLQGIADLEGFNKLAEIIWKQTIAKPAFLTRQSERGGPDPDKPFVIIRGSEPEKFELKLNFESFMWELAGSENQLYRCNYCGYVAAFNVHSVCPMRDCGGELRSVTLNQITRDLFSPSGHYIHLITEREPKPIWVEEHTAQLSPTRRSEIEREFRRDEVGSLDVISGSTTFELGVDLGEINSIMLANLPPEISNYRQRAGRAGRRPGMLPFILGYVRERPHDKYFWSDLEKFIAGPLRVPRLANPSREIVLRHANAILYAYLLDMYPAKCPLQGPPCLEFTNFCLNPIQKAKAKAAAHGGPLSDSLRALLRINPGLRLTTEECADQFFKTLEFHASRNFTERADDHSIDVLSDFGILPSYSFPIYVDELVLYQKPPSEPPRCNLKLQRDRRIGLREYFPGRLIEADKWVLQSVGVRAGFERRTILVCGKCGRVHSDLHHGPCSNVDCAGQCDELRAIVPKGGFLGQVPLKPPPPDSELFEQQVSEVIFDPASDPEPIPERRGRFLLAARQSASDMANARMRIFSPRPSNPKGLQLVESDETDIADNARMPLRCLMLPGRSASSAQASPKDFYLMHEFTTDILRMRFAGESAPYLLSSPLYCRLAESGDGDDRVKAQAIFRYTLGQALATAASRRLQIDPAEMDFTLRSIPGEVALNTEFILFDTAPGGAGYASRCGDDGELQAIFYEAVQLLQKCKCADSCYSCLRSYSNQWMHARLNRTFVLDGLQEFLGQNWAKTPGPSMR